One Gemmatimonadota bacterium genomic window, GGGTGTCGCCGCGCTGCTGCTGGAAGCCTATCCCCACTGGACGCCCGAAAAGGTGCAAAGGGTACTCCGCCAGACGGCCGGACAGGCCGCCGCGCCGGACACGCTGAACGGCTACGGGATCGTCCACGCGCTGAATGCCCTTTCGACCGAATCGCGTGGGGACGTGTACTCATTCACCGCCGCAGGCGGCCCGGGCGGTGTCTACCTCGCCTGGACCGCGGGGCTGGAGGTCAACCTGCTTTCCTACCGGATCGAGCGCAGGGACTACCCCGATGGATCGTTTGAACTGCTGGCCTCGGTACCGGTAACCCGATCCGGGGACAATCCTCAGAGGTCGAACGCCTATGATTACACGGATACGGCCGCGCAACCGGGAACGTCCTACGAGTACCGGTTGCAGCCCGTGGGCCGCGCGGGACTGGTGTTGACGGCGGAACCTGTCGTAATCCGTATCGATCACGAGTCCGGCGCCTCCGACGGCGTGGCGGCGGTCCTCTATCCGAACGCGCCGAATCCCTTTGCCGTCAGCACGCGTGTACGCTTCGAACTGTTGGAGCCGGTCCACGTTACCTTGACGATATACGATCTGCTTGGCAGAAAGGTACGAGTGCTGGTCGATGAAACCCATGGACCGGGCAGATACGCGCGGACCTGGAACGGCAGGGACGGCGACGGCCGCGCCGTGCCCAGCGGCGTGTACCTGTACCGCATGACCGCGGGAGACATCGAGGAAGGGGGCAAGATGCTGCTGCTGCGCTAGGGGCGGCGTGTTCCCGGCTCGCAACACGCGTTTCAGGCCGGCCGAAGCGCGGGCTCTCAGGCCGGTTGAAAAGCGGTTTCACGCATGACCAAAGGCGGTGACGGCAGGCCGGCGATCTTCGATAAAGAGGTTGACATCCAAGCGGGTTGGGGTTTATATAGCCTACAACGGCATGCAGCAGGTGTTTCCGTTCGTGCAAATCTATTGCAAGTCAGCGCAAATCGAGCTACTTACGCCATTTTGAAGGGGGTTGGACATCATGGTCACCGTGACGGACGTAGCCGCCGACAAGATTAAAACCATGATCGAGGACCAGGGCAATCCGGATCTCGGACTGCGCGTCATGATCGCCGGCGGTGGATGTTCCGGTTTTCAGTACCGTCTCGCTTTCGACAAGCAGGCGACCGACGCCGACCAGATTATCGAGCAGAACGGCATCAAGGTTTTCGTCGACAACAAGAGCGCCATCTACCTGATGGGTGCGGAACTGGATTATGTAGAAGGACTGATGGGCGCAGGGTTCAAGGTAAGCAATCCCAATGCCAAGGGCACCTGCGGCTGCGGAGAGTCTTTTTACGTATAGGCCCGTATGACGCGCAGGCGGAACCTAAGGTGTTCCGTCCACGCGGATCGAGCACTTTGGCTGCGGAATCTGAAACCCCCCGTGTGTTACTGACCGGTATCCGGCACGTCATCGCCGTGGCCAGCGGCAAGGGTGGCGTGGGCAAGTCGACGGTCAGCGTCAACCTGGCCCTGGCCCTTGCGGACGCTGGCCATTCGGCCGGCCTGCTCGACGCAGACGTATATGGCCCGAACGTCCCCCAGATGATGGGCGTCACCGGGTCCCTCGAGAAAGATCCTTCAGGCAGAATCCAACCCATTGTTCGGCATGGTATCCGGCTGGTGTCCGTCGGGTTTGTGGCTGGACGTTCGGACGCGGTGATCTACCGTGGCCCCCTCGTCGGAAAGATGGTGAAGAGCTTCCTCGGCAACGTGGCCTGGGGGGAACTGGACTACCTGGTGGTCGATCTTCCGCCCGGTACCGGCGACGCGGCGCTGACCCTGGCCCAGTCCACGGAACTGACCGGAGCCGTCATCGTCACGACGCCCCAGCAGGTCGCCCTGTCGGACGTGCGCAAGTCGATTACCATGTTCCAGCGGCTGCGGGTTCCCGTGCTGGGCATCGTCGAAAACATGAGTTATTACGTCAACGCCGGGACGGGTGAACGGGTTCACATCTTCGGCCAGGGCGGCGGCTGCGCCTTAAGCGATGAGCTGGGCCTGCCCTTTCTGGGGGAGATTCCCCTCTCGCCGGCCGTTTGCGCGGGGGGAGACGCGGGCGAACCGATCTTTCTGGATTCGGCGAGTACCGTGGAAAAGGCGGCCTTCAAAAACATCCGGGCCGCCGTCGAGGCCGAGATCGAGAACCAGCCGGCGCCGGTGCCCGGTCCGGTCCAATCCTGATGCTGCGGCTTCCCCGGTCCATCTACGACGGCATGGCCGCCCACGCGGTCGAAGAGTATCCCCGGGAGTGCTGTGGATTTCTGACCGGAACGGATGACCCGGACTCCTGGCGGGTCCACCGGTGCAGGAACATACAGGACGAGCTGCACGTGAAAGATCCGGCGCAGTATCCCCGGGATGCTCGGACCGCCTATGTGTTCAGCCGGGAGGACATGGAACGGCTGTTCTTCGGCAAGTTCGAACCGCCGGGCGCTCGGGTCCTGGGATTCTATCATTCGCATCCGGATTCGCCGGCCTATTTTTCGGAAAAGGACCGGATGGAAGCCCTGACAGACTGGCTGGACCCGGAACCAGGCTACCTGGTCCTCTCCGTCACGAAAGAGATGGTAAGCGAGATCAAAATGTTCCGGTGGGTCGACGATGAAGCGGGATTCAGGGAGATACCCGTAGAACTGGTATGATCCCACAGCGGGGACAGGCTTATGAAGGAAGTATTCGACGAGGTCGTGGAGGTCTTGGCTCGGGGTGAAAAAGCCGCGCTTTCCACCATCGTCTCGAGCAAGGGATCGCTGCCGATGAGCAAGAAGGCGAAGATGCTCGTCAAGCGTGACGGTACGTTCACCGGGACGGTGGGCGGAGGCTGCCTGGAAGCCGACGTCTGGGCCGAGGCGCGCGAGGTGATGGATCGGGCGGCGCCCCGGCTGCAGCATTTCATCCTGACCGAGAAGCACGCCGGGGACGAAGGCCTGAACTGCGGCGGCAACGTGGAGATCTTCACGGAACCGATCAAGGCGGGCCCGATGCAGGAGGTCTTCGAGGCGATCCGCCGTCTCCACGGCAGGCGAGGCGTCGGACTCCTGGCCACGCTGGTGTCGGGACAGGCCGGCAGGGAAGGCGGCAAGCTGCTGGTCACGGAATCCGGAGAGACCGTCGGGACGCTGGGAGACCCCGTCCTGGACGACCGGATCAGGCTGGATTCGGATATCGAAATCACCGAGAACCTGCTGCGGGTGGTCACGCTGGAGCACGAAGGAGTGGAGACCCGGGTCTTCATGGAGTCCATCTGGCCCGCGCCGCAGCTGATCCTCTTCGGCGGCGGCCACGTCGCCCGGGCCATTGCCCGGATCGCCCATACCGTCGGATTCCGGATCGTCGTGGTGGACGACCGGCCGGCCTTCGCGAACCATGACCGGTTTCCCGAGGCCGACGAGGTCGTCGTAGACGCCTTCGACGAGGTCGTGGGCAAGCTGCCCATTGACGGCTCGTCCTACCTGGTCGCCGTGACCCGGGGTCACCAGTGGGACCAGCCCGTTATCGAACAGGCGGTATGGACCGACGCCGCGTACATCGGCATGATCGGAAGCCGGCGAAAGATCGCCCTGATGTGGAAGAATCTGGAAGAAAAAGGCGTGCCCCGTCACCTGCTGGACCAGGTGCACGCGCCGATCGGCATGGAGATTCAGGCCGATACCCCCGAGGAGATCGCGGTCAGCATCATGGCCGAGTTGATCGAGTTCCGACGGTCCGGCGGGAAGCCGGCCCACCTGCTCTCTACGGTGGGGGAAACGGCGGGAACGGGGCGTGGTGCGCAGCGGTAGGTGATTCGCGCCGGCAGGCGGTACGCGCGCCGATAAGGAATCCAGGCGGTCATGCGTGGCGCGCGCCGATAAGGTGTTACTGAAGTCAGGCGGGGCACACCGGAGCGTCTAACCGGCTTCCCGCAATTCGTCGCGGTTATCCCCTATCTTCGCGACGGCCCGGACGATATCGTCCATGTCCTCCCGGCTGCCGAGCATCACGTTCTGGGTGAACCAGACCGCTTCCGAACGGCAGGCCCTTTCCGTTACCGGCAGATTCAACGCGTCATAGTCGACGGCCGACAGCGCCGGGCTCCGGTATATGCCGTAGTTCCGTTCCCTGAACACCGGCTGCTTGTACAGGGGTATGGAGTAGCCGGGACTGGCGGGAATCCCCTCGGCGCGCAGGGCCTCGATGAACCGTGTTTTCGGGATCCCCCCGAAAGCCTCCCCGCCGTACTTGAACATGTAGATATGCCGTGCGTGGCGGTCGGCCCTTGCGGGCCTGGACACCGGCACGACGCCGTCGACGGCGCCGAGACGCTCGGTCAGGTACTCGCCGTTGTCGTGGCGTCTTATCGCCCGAGCCTCCAGGTGTTCCATCTGCACCAGGAGCAGCGCGCCCTGAACTTCGGTCATCCGGTTGTTGCCGGCCACGCGGTAGTGGTTGTACCGGGGACCCGGCGCGACGTGTCCGCAGTCGGCGAGAGACCGCGCGGCCGATGCCAGATCATCGTCGTTGGTCAGCATGATGCCTCCCTCGCCGGCGTTGAGGTTCTTGGACGACTGGAAACTGAAGGCGCCGATCGAACCGATTGCACCCACGCCCTGGTCTCCCCAGCGCGCACCGTGGGCCTGGGCCGCGTCTTCGATCACGGCCAGGCCGTGCCGGACTGCGATTCCTCCGAGGCGGTCCATGTCCGCGGGGAGACCCGCGAAGTGTACCGCCATCACGGCCCTGGTCCGCGGCGTAATCGCCTGTTCGACCCGGCCGGGGTCCAGGTTGTAGGTATCGGGATCGATGTCGACGAACACGGGCACGGCGTTGGACATCACGATCGAGCTGGCCGATGCGATGAACGTATAGGCCGGTACGACGACCTCGTTCCCGGGTTCGATGCCGACCGCCTGCAGGGCGAGGCAAAGCGCCGTGGTGCCGTTGCTGACGGCGATGCCGTGGGCGGCCTGCTGGAACGCGGCAAAGCGCTTTTCGAAGGCGCGTACCTTCTCGCCCTGGATGCTCCCCCACTGTCCCGACCGCACGGTTTCACCGGCGGCCCGCGCGCTCTCTTCCAGGTCCATGGGCCAGACGGGGAAGGGTTTCGTCCTTACCGGCGCCGCACCGTTTATGGCGAGTCGGGGCATGATCATCTCCCGGGAGTCAGTCGAAGAGGGCTTCCACGAAGGCGGGAGCGTCGAAATCCTGCAGATCCTCGATGCTTTCGCCCACCCCGATGAGTTTGACGGGAATGGCCAGTTGAACGCCGATGGCGAACACGATGCCGCCCCGGGCGGTTCCGTCCAGTTTCGTCAGCGCGATGCCCGTCAGTCCCCCCAGGGTTTCGCTGAAGACGCGGGCCTGGGAAAGGGCGTTCTGGCCCGTCGTGCCGTCGAGGACGAGCAGTACCTCGTGGGGCGCGCCGTCCAGCTGCTTTCCCAGGGTGCGCTGGATCTTCTTCAGTTCCTCCATCAGGTTGTCCTTGGTGTGCAACCGGCCCGCCGTGTCGATGATGACGACGTCCGTCTTCCGGGCCAGGGCGGCCTGCATCGCGTCGTAGACCACGGCCGAGGGATCGGAGCCATGCTGGTGCCGGATGATATCGGCTTCCGCGCGGCGGGCCCAGACTTCCAGTTGGTCTATGGCCGCCGCGCGAAAGGTATCGGCCGCGGCCAGCAGGACTTTCCTGCCTTCCCCGGTATAGCGGGCCGCCATCTTGCCGGCGGTGGTCGTCTTGCCCGTCCCGTTGACGCCCACGACCATGATGACGTGGGGCCGGCCAGGCCGGCCGGCCGGCTCCAGGGCCGGAGCACCGTCCAGGATGCCCGCCATCTCTTCGCGGAGCAACCCCATGAGATCTTCGGGCTTCCGGGTCCGCCGGTCCACCGCCCGGTCCCGGAGGCCGTCGATGATCCGCATGGTCGTTTCCATGCCCACGTCGGTCTGCAGCAAGATGGCTTCGATCTCCTCCAGCAGGTCCTCGTCGATGCGGTCATACCGTCCCACGGCCTGGTCGATCCTGCGCACCAACCCGTCCCGTGTCCTGGCCAGCCCGTCTTTCAGTCTGCGTACGACACCCAGCATGTCCTGGTTCCCGGAGCCCTTTCAGGTGTTAAAACCGGATCGCATACAAAAAACCGGGAGAGCAGTGGTCGGCCTTCCCGGCTTTGGTGCAAATCCCTGTTACGCGTTCATCGGACCGCTTTGATCGCGCCCGATCACGCCTGGCCGCGCCTGATCACGCCTACAGGTGGCCATCGATCTTTTCGGCGAGTTGCTGCTTGGGGAGCGCGCCGATGATCCGGTCCACCTCGGCGCCGTCCTTGAATATCAACAGGCTCGGTATGCTCCGGATGCCGAAACGGGTGGCCGCTTCCCGGTTTTCGTCCACGTCGACCTTGACGACCTTCAGACGCCCGTCATAGTCGCCCGCGAGCTCTTCCAGGGTCGGGGCGACGGCCTTGCAGGGCCCGCACCACTCCGCCCAGAAATCGACCAGTACGGGTGTGCTGCTATTGATTACCTCGGACTCGAACTGATCGTCCGTAATCGGTGTTGGCTGTCCCACTATCGCTGCTCCTTTCACATAGATTGGATTAAATCGTACCCAGCCAAATTCAGCATTCCGGGGGCGATTTGTCAAGCATTTTCGAGGCATGGATCAGCGGAAACGGTCAGGCGTATTCGTCCAGTCCGTGGTCCCTGATCTTGCGGTAAATGGACCGCTCGCTGATGCCGAGTTCACGCGCGGCCCTGCCCCGGTGCCCGCCGTTGCGTTCGAGGGCACGCCGTATGGCTTCCCGCTCCCAGTCTCCCATCGTGCGCAGCCGGTCCAGGTCGCCATCGCCCGATACCACTACGGCGGGAGATTCGAGGTCCTGCCCCCCTTTAGCGGTGGGAGGTTCGATGTCCCGCGCCGCTTCCGTGGGAGAGGGCAGCCGAAAGCGTTCAGGGAGTTGGCCGGGATTGCTGCCGCCGAAGGCCGCGGAGATCTTGGACGGGAGTTCGTGGATGGCCGTCAGGATCTGCCACAGAATCTTGTAGAACATCTCCCGGTCCATGTCCTCCGGGTTCCGGTTCTGCGGGACGGGCAGGGCGCGGTTCGACACGGGCGGCATGTAGATGGTGTCCGGCAGGTCGTCCGCGTCGATCCGGGACTTGCCGGAGGTGACCAGCAGCCTTTCGACGAGGTGCCGCAGCTCCCGGATGTTGCCCGGCCATGCGTAGTCCGTGAGGGCCGCCAGGGCTTCCTCCGTGAAGACGGGGGGAGACGCGCCGTGCTTTTCAGGCGCCTCATGGATGAAATGACTGATCAGCCTGGGGATATCTTCGCGGCGTTCCCGCAGGGCCGGCAGATGGATATGCACGGCGTTGAGCCGATAGTACAGGTCCTGGCGAAACGTCCCGGCGTGGACATCCCCGGCGAGGTCCCGGTTGGTCGACGCGATCAGCCGGACGTTGGTCTTGACGGGCGTCGAGCCGCCGACCCGGATGAATTCCTGCTGCTCGAGGACGCGCAGCAGTTTCACCTGGGTGGACCGGGGCATCTCGCCGATCTCGTCGAGGAGCAGCGTGCCGCCGTCCGCCTGTTCGAAGTAGCCCTTCCGCTGACCCTTGGCGTCCGTGAAGGCGCCTTTTTCGTGGCCGAAGAGTTCGCTTTCCAGCACGCCTTCGGCGATGGCGCCGCAGTTGATCGGAATGAAGGGTCCGTCCCGCCGGTCGCTGAAATGGTGGATCGCCCGGGAAAACCCTTCCTTGCCGGTACCGCTTTCCCCGGTGAGCAGGACCTGGATGCCCGTGGGCGCCACCTGGAGCACCGATTCCATGGCGGCGATGAAGCGTTCGTCCCTGCCCACGAGCTGGAACCGCTGGTGGAACTCCCGCCGCAGGTCCAGCATGCGCATCTTCGTCAGCAGTTCTCCCGCGTCGACGGGTTTCTCGACATAGTCGCTGACGTCGAGCCGGCGGTATTGCCGGGGCGGCTGGTGCTGCCGCGTGGTGAGGATGATGTCGGTGTCGGGGTGTTTTCCCGCCATGGTGCGTATCAGCCGTTCCGGATCCGCGTCGTTCAGGGCGAGATCGAGGAGGACGGCATCGGGCGGATCCTTCCGCAGCGCGCTCAGCGCCTCGGCCGCGACGCCGGTCTCCCGGACGTCGTACCCCGCGTCACGCAGGATACGCACCGCGTGACGCCGGCTGTCCGCTTCGCCGTCCACGACGAGAATCGTACGGCCTTCCACTCCGGGACTCCTTGGCAAGCGCTACTCCAGGTGATAGGTCTTGATTTTTCGAAAGAGGGTTCGCTGGCCGATCTTCAGTACCCGGGCGGTCCGCGCCTTGTTCTGCCCGCAGGCGGCCAGGGTCGCGGCGATCAGCCTTCGTTCGCTTTCCTTCATCGACATGCCGACCCGGATGTCCACCCCGTCCTCGTCGTCCTCGGACCCGGATTTCCCGGGCCGGTGGGGCAGGAACTCCGCCGGAATGTCCTCTACGTCCAGGTCGGAACCATCGGCGAGCAATATCATGGTTTCCAGGCAGCGGCGCAGCGATCCGCCGTCTTCGGACCAGTCGACAGAGGCCAGCAGAGCCAGCGCACCGTCGGTGATGCCCCGTACGGGCACGTTGCGTTGTTCGGCGATCTTCATGGCGAGGTAGCGGATGAACTCCGGCGACAGGTCTTCCCGGTGCTCCGGACTGTCGTTCAGGGGGACCGCCACCGGTTCCGGCCGGGTATGCCGTATGAACTCCGGGACGTCTGCCTCGGTCAGGGTTTTTCCCGTTCCCATGACGATCATCCCTTCGATGCAGTTTTCGAGCTGCCGGACGTTTCCCGGCCAGTGGTAGGTCGACAGCAGTTCCAGGGCCTGTTGGTCGATGCGCTCTATCGGCTTGTTTTCCCGTTCGCTGAACCGGCGGATGCAGTGGTCGATCAGCAAGGGGAGATCCTCTTTCCGTTCCCGCAGGGGCGGCAGGGAAAGCGTCACTACGCGCAGCCGGTAGTAGAGGTCTTCCCGGAAGCGGCCTTTTTCGATCTCGGCTTCCAGATCGCGGTTCGTCGCCGCGATGACCCGGGTGTCCGTCTGCAGCCAGTTCCCGCTCCCCACCCGTTGGAACTTGCGTTCCTGCAGGACCCGCAACAGCTTAACCTGCGTGGACGGGGACAATTCGCCCACCTCGTCGAGAAAGAGCGTGCCGCCGTCAGCCAGTTCGAAGCGGCCCCTGTAGGTCTTTACGGCGTTCGTGAAGGCCCCCCTTTCGTGACCGAACAGTTCGCTTTCGATCACCCCTTCCGAGAGGGCGTTGCAGAAGACCGGCACGAAGGACTCGTTCCGGCGGGAACTGCCGTGGTGGAGGGCGTGGGCCACCAGTTCCTTGCCCGTACCGCTCTCGCCGAAGATCAGCACCGTCGACTGGGTATCGGCGATCTGGAGAATCTGCTCCCGGATGCGTTGCATGGACGCGGACCGTCCCACGATGTTCTCGAATCCATAGCGGGTGTCCAGCTGGTTCAGCAGCTTCTGGTTTTCCTGGACGATGCGCTGCCGGTCCAGGATCTTCTCGATCTCCGCCGCGAGCTTCTCCACGTAGACGGGTTTTTCCAGTACGTCGTACGCCCCCTCCTTCATGGCGGCAACGGCCGGGCCCATGGAACCGGGTTCCGTCATCAGGATGACGCCGACCTCGGGATTCCTGCCGAGGGCGACGTCCATCAGGCGCAGTCCGTCTATGCCCGGGGCGCTCAGGTCCGAGATGATGACGCTCGTGGGTTCGGCGGGCAGGACGTTGAGCGCCTGGTCGCTGTTTTCCACGGCGATCACGCGGTAGCCGCGCCGGGTCAGGCCGTAGTGTTTCTCGTCCCGGCCGCGGGAGGAGCCTTCGACCAGCAGGATGGCGGATTCTGGCGGACTGTTCATGGTATGTGGATTAGAGGCAAGGGACAGGTTGATGCAGCTTCAAGCCGGGACGCTGCTTCCCCTACGGCGGAAACATGCTCACCTTCGACAGAAGTCCACCGCGTAAGGGATCCCGGCCGATTCGGCGTCCACCCGAAATTACGCCAATGCCGGGTCGCTGTCAATCGCTAAACGGGCCGTTTCGGCATCCCGGAGAAACCTCCCGCACCCCGGAGAGGCCGTGCGCCGCGCATGCGGCGGCGGTTCACGGCAGCGGCTGCGCCGACACCTGGTAGGCGGGCATGACCCACATTTCGGGTATGACGACGTGGGCGGGCTGGCAGAGCACGAAAACGACCGTGTCCGCGATGTCTTCGGGCGTGAGCATCAGGGACAGGCGCTTTTCCGATACGGGCTGGGGCCTGTTTTTAAGGATGGGCGTTTTCACCTCGCCCGGCAGGATGGCGCAGGCGCGGAGCCCGAACTCGGCGGCTTCCAGGTTGATCGAATGGGTCAACGAAACCATGCCGTGCTTGGACGCGCAGTAGGCGGCCCCGCCGAGGAGGGAGACCTGGCGCCCGGCCATGGACGCGACGTTGATGACGTTGCCGCCGCCCCGCGCCTTCATCTGTTCGTAGACCGCGCGAAAACAGTTGAACGCGCCCGTGAGATTGATATCCACGACGAGATCCCAGTCTTCCACGGCCATCTCCGTAGCCGTGCGCAGGGGCGTATTGACGCCCGCGTTGTTCACCAGGATCGACACGGGGCCCAGCCGTTCCGTCGCCGGGTTGACTGCCTCGTCGATCTGGTCCCGGTCGGTCACGTCCAGGGGGGCGATGGCCGCGCGGCGGCCGGCGGACGCCACCTCCGCGGCGGTCTCCTCCAGGGGCTCGCGCCGCCTGCTGGAGAGGATTACGTCCGCGCCTTCCCGGGCCAGGGCCAGGGCGATACCGCGTCCGATGCCGGTCCCCGCGCCGGTAACCCAGGCCACGTGTCCTGCCAGTCTATTCATGTCATGCTCCGATCTTTGCGTTGTTGAATTCAGTGCGTTCTGATCTGGTCTGATCTGGTCTGATCTGGTCTGGCCGGTCAGGCCTCGGCCAACTCGGCGTGTACCGACCGGGTGTCGATGCCCAGTCCCTCGAGCAGGTCTTTCCGGACCTTGCATACCATGGTGTAGGCGGGATCGAACACGTTCCCCATGTCATATTCGACGCATTGGCCGAGCAGCGTGTGGGCCGCCCGCGTATCGAGTCCGTAGTCGGCCTGCAGCCAGCGCAGCATCTCCGTGGTCGCGTGCTGGACGCACTGGTCGAGGGGACGGGCGTTGCCCGCCGTGAACAGGTATTCCGCGTTCTCGCCGCGGGGCCAGGCGCTTTGCTTTCCCTTGAGCACCCTGAAGGTGAATTGCACGTCGAAGGAGATCTCGACGCCCGTGCCGACGATCTCTCCGTCGCCCTGCACCGCGTGGCCGTCGCCGATGTGGAACAGGGCGCCGGGCGCGAACACGGGGAAGTACGCGGTGACGCCTTCCACGAATCCACGGTAGTCCATGTTTCCCCCGTGGCTGGCGGACGTGGCCGTCGAGATCGCCTGGCCCTTGTCCGGCGCTACACCGAAACATCCCGTCATGGGCGCCAGGGGCAGGGACATCCGTTCGAGCCGGGTGTCGTCCGGGTCGACCAGCGTGACCGTCCTCCGCTCCAGGTCGATTTCCCAGCGGCAGAGGTCGTCCCGGCTTTTGATCTCCCCTGCGGTCTCCCGCACGTAATCGGGATCGAGCACATTGGGCGCCACGAGCGGACGGGTCCAGCCGAAGGGGCGGTTGGGCGTGAGCCGGTCCAGGTGTACGGCGAGCGTGTCGCCCGGTTCGGCGCCTTCGACGTGAAAGGGGCCCGTCTGTGGATTGCCCGGAGGCGTCACGGGCTTGTCGGAGCGGTCCTTCCCCCGGGCGTCGACCGTCGACGTGACGACGGTATCCCCGTCCTTCACGCGCAGGGCGGGTTCATGGGAACCCATGGTGGTGTGATAGCCAGTGGGTTCGAAGTGGTGGACCATGATCACTCCCGGATTCCTGCGTGGCGCGACACGGCGTAATGGGCGGCGCGACACGGCGTTTGCTGGCGCGACACGCGTTGGGCGGCGCGACACGGCGTTTGCTGGCGCGACACGCGTTGGGCGGCGCGACACGGCGTCAAGGGCCTGGTTACGCCGGTTAGAATAACCATGGGCGGCGCGTACGGTCAAGGTGAATCCGGTTGTTATTGCACCGGAGTTCCGCGATGGGATATCCCTTGACAGGACCGTGGCCAAAATCCATAAATTAGGGGATTATACTCGAAAATAGCCAAACCTCAAAAGAACCTTGCCAACACTCCCAGTCACGGTATTTGGGTTGCCGGGGGGAGGGGACGGGGACATGCTGATCAAATCACTGGCGACGATCCTGATAGCTGCCGCAACGCTAACAGCGGTCGGGCAGGAGGCAGATGAAACGAAGGATCTTCCTATCTGGATATCGGACTACGAGGGAATTACCGAACCACCGAAGAAGACCGGCCCCGACAGTCTTTACGTGCTGTACACCCAAAGTGATGGATGTCCGGGATCGTCTTACGAGGATGAGGTAGACGGCGAACTGGTGCGGGCACGTATCAAACCGGCTTCGTCGCTTTATGGCGCTTTCAATAGGTTGTTTTTGTACGTTTATGTGAGTTGCCTTGAGGAACAAGATCGGCCGCTCAACTACCTCTATAAATACGACGTTTATTTTGCTGAATTAGCCTCCGATAACGATATCATTTCGAGCAGGGGACTACGGTTATTCGAACCATTGATACCTGGCTACTTCCTGCGGTTATATCCCGCCCCCTCTTATGGTAGTTTTGGACAGACCGGTAACAAACGTTCGGCGGAATCAGCCATAAGAGAATCCCTTCGGGATGGCGTCTCAAAAGCTTTGACCGATTACCTCAAGGCAAACCTCGAGAAGTAAGTGCGGAATCGGGTGTTTTTATATATGATTCCCATAAATTACACAGCGTTTACGCAATAGTGTTCACGTCCTTATTGCACCGATTCCGGATCATCGAGCATGCCTATCCGCCCCTATGACGAGACCCTGGTCGGCCTGGCGCCGGCGGGCGACAAGATCCATCACATCCTGCCCGAATTCCAGCGGACCCAGACGGGCTGCCCTCACGGCGTCGAGTTCTGGGTGGCCATACGCACAGTATCCCGGGATGACGAGCCGGTGATGCTGCAGTGGTGCATGTCGTGCCAGCAGGTGGAGGTCCTCGACCCGGAGGAATACGCCTGGCGGGCGCGCCTGGACGAGATGCGGAGTGCAGGGGTGCGGGACCGGCCTGGACCGGACCGGGTGTAGAGGTTGACGCGGCACACTGGACCGGTCGCGAGCATTAGTGGCGGGACGCGGAATCGCGGTGGTACCGGATCACGAACAGGTTGTTCGACCATACATAAGGAGCGTTGGCATGGCCAAGAA contains:
- a CDS encoding sigma-54 dependent transcriptional regulator, with the translated sequence MEGRTILVVDGEADSRRHAVRILRDAGYDVRETGVAAEALSALRKDPPDAVLLDLALNDADPERLIRTMAGKHPDTDIILTTRQHQPPRQYRRLDVSDYVEKPVDAGELLTKMRMLDLRREFHQRFQLVGRDERFIAAMESVLQVAPTGIQVLLTGESGTGKEGFSRAIHHFSDRRDGPFIPINCGAIAEGVLESELFGHEKGAFTDAKGQRKGYFEQADGGTLLLDEIGEMPRSTQVKLLRVLEQQEFIRVGGSTPVKTNVRLIASTNRDLAGDVHAGTFRQDLYYRLNAVHIHLPALRERREDIPRLISHFIHEAPEKHGASPPVFTEEALAALTDYAWPGNIRELRHLVERLLVTSGKSRIDADDLPDTIYMPPVSNRALPVPQNRNPEDMDREMFYKILWQILTAIHELPSKISAAFGGSNPGQLPERFRLPSPTEAARDIEPPTAKGGQDLESPAVVVSGDGDLDRLRTMGDWEREAIRRALERNGGHRGRAARELGISERSIYRKIRDHGLDEYA
- a CDS encoding sigma-54 dependent transcriptional regulator, coding for MNSPPESAILLVEGSSRGRDEKHYGLTRRGYRVIAVENSDQALNVLPAEPTSVIISDLSAPGIDGLRLMDVALGRNPEVGVILMTEPGSMGPAVAAMKEGAYDVLEKPVYVEKLAAEIEKILDRQRIVQENQKLLNQLDTRYGFENIVGRSASMQRIREQILQIADTQSTVLIFGESGTGKELVAHALHHGSSRRNESFVPVFCNALSEGVIESELFGHERGAFTNAVKTYRGRFELADGGTLFLDEVGELSPSTQVKLLRVLQERKFQRVGSGNWLQTDTRVIAATNRDLEAEIEKGRFREDLYYRLRVVTLSLPPLRERKEDLPLLIDHCIRRFSERENKPIERIDQQALELLSTYHWPGNVRQLENCIEGMIVMGTGKTLTEADVPEFIRHTRPEPVAVPLNDSPEHREDLSPEFIRYLAMKIAEQRNVPVRGITDGALALLASVDWSEDGGSLRRCLETMILLADGSDLDVEDIPAEFLPHRPGKSGSEDDEDGVDIRVGMSMKESERRLIAATLAACGQNKARTARVLKIGQRTLFRKIKTYHLE
- a CDS encoding SDR family NAD(P)-dependent oxidoreductase, whose translation is MNRLAGHVAWVTGAGTGIGRGIALALAREGADVILSSRRREPLEETAAEVASAGRRAAIAPLDVTDRDQIDEAVNPATERLGPVSILVNNAGVNTPLRTATEMAVEDWDLVVDINLTGAFNCFRAVYEQMKARGGGNVINVASMAGRQVSLLGGAAYCASKHGMVSLTHSINLEAAEFGLRACAILPGEVKTPILKNRPQPVSEKRLSLMLTPEDIADTVVFVLCQPAHVVIPEMWVMPAYQVSAQPLP
- a CDS encoding acetamidase/formamidase family protein, with product MMVHHFEPTGYHTTMGSHEPALRVKDGDTVVTSTVDARGKDRSDKPVTPPGNPQTGPFHVEGAEPGDTLAVHLDRLTPNRPFGWTRPLVAPNVLDPDYVRETAGEIKSRDDLCRWEIDLERRTVTLVDPDDTRLERMSLPLAPMTGCFGVAPDKGQAISTATSASHGGNMDYRGFVEGVTAYFPVFAPGALFHIGDGHAVQGDGEIVGTGVEISFDVQFTFRVLKGKQSAWPRGENAEYLFTAGNARPLDQCVQHATTEMLRWLQADYGLDTRAAHTLLGQCVEYDMGNVFDPAYTMVCKVRKDLLEGLGIDTRSVHAELAEA